A DNA window from Arachis hypogaea cultivar Tifrunner chromosome 18, arahy.Tifrunner.gnm2.J5K5, whole genome shotgun sequence contains the following coding sequences:
- the LOC112772662 gene encoding uncharacterized protein isoform X2, with amino-acid sequence MERQGHDYASASAMAYAQQQQQAANMRQQQQQQQFGFHPQHQQFPPFLPPGPGPAHPSLQKFPYHHAMPQQQLQLQQLHPHAPPPPHLMQQQHQAPPPAFPSPFAPLVPSPYYDSAPPPVAPPSDPELHKRIDKLVEYAVKNGPDFEAMICEKQRDNPSYSFLFGGEGHGYYRYKLWLSTRPPGGPFNPPFPSSSMSMIHPPPNPLMNPSPPNAPPMNAAGIGSSPSMLGPPSFLHFYDQQHHHQHPQPFGVHGRPEYDQSSKPFKELSGPLPSDVAVELTNVLNNLNGTKESIKGAKLWFMQRSPFAPALAEALRERVFALDDVERQLHIIYLANDILFDSLNRRTSSRDLDNEALAFKPVLGSMLARIYHNPQSNEEYRKRLQQMVEFWASKEVFDQETISLLKSEMIGGPHANSFPGASKDLSASANSGILQTPIQLWHADRLGSGSSIAEQDRLDKHAVPGQTLPSSMAAQQFVPNSAPPSAFPGSMAIPSSVQSANQPPGGHLLQAPSSSTSDQLPPYPLFPPGLIPGMVRKMQIGSGVPYSPLSPLDIPTMIPPSTVPPSEILQRVSKFFKEIGEANPSEGPMNSDSRDEDDEYEREYEREPAVRKGGACIPPPPNLQQVDPETGTYADGSVDRKPGSVSSARLGLGATANPNEVSQYDDVYTSYRKQRSTTYHSSMSARAATR; translated from the exons ATGGAACGACAGGGTCATGATTATGCATCTGCTTCTGCTATGGCTTATGCTCAGCAACAGCAACAAGCTGCTAATATGCGGCAgcaacaacagcagcagcagtTTGGATTTCATCCCCAGCATCAACAATTTCCCCCCTTTCTTCCCCCAGGTCCTGGTCCAGCACACCCCTCTTTGCAAAAGTTCCCTTATCATCATGCCATGCCTCAGCAGCAGCTGCAGCTTCAACAGTTACACCCACATGCCCCTCCCCCTCCTCATCTTATGCAACAGCAACACCAAGCACCACCACCTGCATTCCCATCTCCttttgctcctcttgttccttcACCTTATTATGATTCTGCTCCGCCTCCAGTTGCACCCCCTTCTGATCCCGAGCTCCACAAGCGAATTGACAAACTTGTTGAGTATGCTGTGAAAAATGGTCCTGACTTTGAAGCCATGATATGTGAAAAGCAACGTGATAATCCTTCTTATAGTTTCCTCTTTGGTGGGGAGGGCCATGGTTATTACCGTTATAAGCTCTGGTTATCGACACGTCCCCCTGGTGGTCCTTTTAACCCACCTTTTCCCTCATCTTCCATGTCCATGATCCATCCTCCTCCAAATCCACTGATGAATCCATCCCCTCCAAATGCTCCCCCAATGAATGCTGCAGGAATTGGTTCTTCGCCTTCAATGTTAGGTCCACCTTCTTTCCTGCATTTCTatgatcagcagcaccaccatcAACATCCTCAGCCTTTTGGGGTTCATGGCCGACCTGAGTATGATCAGTCATCCAAGCCTTTCAAAGAACTTTCTGGGCCACTTCCATCTGATGTTGCAGTGGAGCTCACTAATGTTCTTAACAATCTAAATGGTACAAAAGAATCTATTAAAGGTGCCAAACTTTGGTTCATGCAGAGATCTCCATTTGCACCAGCTCTAGCAGAGGCTCTTAGAGAGAGGGTCTTCGCATTGGACGATGTTGAGAGGCAGCTACATATAATATACCTTGCAAATGACATTCTTTTTGACAG CTTGAATCGGAGGACAAGCAGTCGTGATCTTGACAATGAAGCCCTTGCATTTAAGCCTGTTTTAGGCTCCATGCTTGCTAGAATTTATCACAATCCACAAAGCAATGAAGAATATAGGAAAAGGTTGCAGCAAATGGTGGAGTTCTGGGCTTCTAAAGAGGTTTTCGATCAAGAGACTATTTCTTTACTGAAGAGTGAGATGATTGGTGGGCCACATGCCAATTCTTTTCCTGGGGCTTCCAAGGATTTATCTGCTTCAGCAAATTCAG GAATATTGCAGACCCCAATCCAGCTGTGGCATGCTGATAGGCTGGGCTCTGGTTCAAGTATTGCAGAACAAGATCGCCTTGATAAACATGCAGTTCCAGGGCAAACTTTACCATCATCTATGGCAGCTCAACAATTTGTTCCAAATTCTGCTCCTCCAAGTGCTTTTCCAGGGTCTATGGCTATACCTTCTTCGGTTCAATCAGCCAATCAACCTCCTGGTGGACATTTATTGCAGGCTCCATCATCCAGCACCAGTGATCAATTGCCACCATATCCGTTGTTCCCTCCTGGCCTCATTCCTGGAATGGTTAGAAAGATGCAGATTGGTAGCGGAGTTCCATATTCTCCTTTGAGCCCTTTGGACATCCCAACAATGATACCACCATCAACTGTGCCACCGTCAGAAATTCTTCAAAGGGTGTCGAAATTCTTTAAGGAAATTGGAGAAGCTAATCCTTCTGAGGGTCCTATGAATTCTGATTCAAGAGATGAAGATGATGAATACGAGAGAGAATATGAGAGAGAGCCTGCAGTAAGGAAGGGAGGCGCTTGCATTCCTCCACCACCAAATTTGCAGCAGGTGGATCCAGAGACTGGGACTTATGCCGATGGGAGCGTAGATCGGAAACCAGGATCAGTAAGCTCGGCTAGGTTGGGACTCGGGGCAACAGCAAACCCCAATGAAGTGAGTCAGTATGATGATGTATATACATCCTACAGGAAGCAGAGAAGTACCACTTACCATTCATCGATGAGTGCTAGAGCAGCTACAAGATGA
- the LOC112773080 gene encoding probable terpene synthase 2 translates to MCSTNTSVLDCFKPDAKFNMRHRNTANYHPSIWKDYFLQYASQSMEFDDETKAQIENLKKEVVKMLIDASKAIEEIVNLIDLICHLGIHYHFESEIDEVLQQIHKNYTQNGEIIIVDDNLRLLALLFRLLRQQGYHVSPNVFNKYKDENGNFSEKLVKDVEGLVELYEACHLRIHGEEILDEAYAFASTKLKSIATQLKPSLAAQVNYSLKQSLHRGLPRLEARRFISIYEEDPTHNQILLTLAKLDFNFLQNLHRKEVGNICEWWKEVDVAAKLPFTRDRIVECCNWILAIYFEPQYSQIRKILTKLIAFMSIVDDTYDLYGTMDELELFTEAIQRWDISCINDLPEYMKLIYESLFKIYEEAERELEKQGRAYCIKYVIKELQKTIQAYMTEVKWLNNKYIPTMAEYIQTSAISSGYPLLIAISYVGMGDMATKDIFKWVTNEPKIVTASATMCRIMDDIVSNEFEQKREHVASIIECYMRDYGVSKEEAIQELQKGVTDAWKDINEECLKPTEVPRPFLMNILNMSRFLDVMYKDEDCYTHAEGKMKKCIQALLVDPVPIT, encoded by the exons atGTGTAGTACTAACACTTCAGTACTTGATTGCTTCAAACCTGATGCAAAATTCAACATGCGTCATCGAAACACTGCAAATTATCATCCTAGTATTTGGAAGGATTATTTCCTTCAATATGCTTCACAATCCATG GAATTTGATGATGAAACGAAGGCACAAATTGAAAATCTGAAGAAAGAAGTTGTCAAAATGCTTATTGACGCCTCAAAGGCTATTGAAGAAATAGTTAACTTGATTGATTTAATATGTCATTTGGGGATTCATTATCACTTTGAAAGCGAGATTGATGAAGTGCTGCAACAAATTCACAAGAATTATACCCAAAATGGAGAAATAATAATTGTTGATGATAACCTTCGCTTACTTGCTTTGCTTTTTAGGTTATTAAGGCAACAAGGATATCACGTTTCACCAA ATGTGTTCAACAAATACAAGGATGAGAATGGAAATTTCAGTGAAAAACTTGTGAAGGATGTGGAGGGATTGGTAGAGTTGTATGAAGCATGTCATCTCAGAATTCATGGAGAAGAAATATTAGATGAAGCTTATGCATTCGCTTCCACTAAACTTAAATCCATTGCGACCCAATTGAAGCCTTCACTTGCAGCACAAGTCAATTATAGTTTAAAGCAATCTTTACACCGAGGTTTGCCGAGATTGGAGGCACGCCGTTTTATTTCAATATATGAAGAAGATCCAACCCATAATCAAATTCTACTCACTCTTGCAAAATTAGACTTTAATTTCCTACAAAACTTGCATCGAAAAGAAGTTGGCAACATTTGCGA GTGGTGGAAAGAGGTTGATGTTGCTGCAAAACTGCCATTTACTCGAGATAGAATTGTGGAATGTTGTAACTGGATTTTGGCAATTTATTTTGAGCCCCAATATTCTCAAATTAGGAAAATACTGACAAAACTGATCGCttttatgtcaattgttgatgATACATATGATTTGTATGGAACCATGGATGAACTGGAACTTTTCACCGAGGCAATTCAAAG GTGGGATATTAGTTGCATAAATGATCTTCCAGAATACATGAAATTAATATATGAGTCTCTCTTCAAGATTTATGAAGAAGCAGAACGAGAGCTTGAAAAGCAAGGAAGAGCATATTGCATTAAATATGTCATAAAAGAA CTTCAAAAGACAATCCAAGCCTACATGACTGAGGTCAAATGGTTGAATAACAAGTATATACCAACAATGGCAGAGTACATCCAAACATCAGCAATCTCATCTGGTTATCCGTTGCTCATAGCAATTTCTTATGTTGGCATGGGAGATATGGCCACAAAAGACATCTTTAAATGGGTAACAAATGAACCCAAAATTGTTACAGCTTCTGCAACTATGTGCAGGATCATGGATGACATTGTCTCTAATGAG TTTGAACAAAAAAGAGAACATGTTGCCTCAATAATAGAATGCTATATGAGAGATTATGGTGTATCTAAAGAAGAAGCCATTCAAGAATTGCAAAAGGGAGTTACAGATGCTTGGAAGGATATAAATGAGGAATGCCTCAAGCCAACAGAAGTTCCAAGGCCGTTTCTAATGAATATTCTCAACATGTCACGATTTTTGGATGTGATGTACAAAGATGAAGATTGCTACACTCATGCTGAAGGAAAAATGAAGAAATGCATTCAAGCTTTGCTTGTTGATCCGGTGCCAATAACATGA
- the LOC112772662 gene encoding uncharacterized protein isoform X1, which produces MERQGHDYASASAMAYAQQQQQAANMRQQQQQQQFGFHPQHQQFPPFLPPGPGPAHPSLQKFPYHHAMPQQQLQLQQLHPHAPPPPHLMQQQHQAPPPAFPSPFAPLVPSPYYDSAPPPVAPPSDPELHKRIDKLVEYAVKNGPDFEAMICEKQRDNPSYSFLFGGEGHGYYRYKLWLSTRPPGGPFNPPFPSSSMSMIHPPPNPLMNPSPPNAPPMNAAGIGSSPSMLGPPSFLHFYDQQHHHQHPQPFGVHGRPEYDQSSKPFKELSGPLPSDVAVELTNVLNNLNGTKESIKGAKLWFMQRSPFAPALAEALRERVFALDDVERQLHIIYLANDILFDSLNRRTSSRDLDNEALAFKPVLGSMLARIYHNPQSNEEYRKRLQQMVEFWASKEVFDQETISLLKSEMIGGPHANSFPGASKDLSASANSGTGILQTPIQLWHADRLGSGSSIAEQDRLDKHAVPGQTLPSSMAAQQFVPNSAPPSAFPGSMAIPSSVQSANQPPGGHLLQAPSSSTSDQLPPYPLFPPGLIPGMVRKMQIGSGVPYSPLSPLDIPTMIPPSTVPPSEILQRVSKFFKEIGEANPSEGPMNSDSRDEDDEYEREYEREPAVRKGGACIPPPPNLQQVDPETGTYADGSVDRKPGSVSSARLGLGATANPNEVSQYDDVYTSYRKQRSTTYHSSMSARAATR; this is translated from the exons ATGGAACGACAGGGTCATGATTATGCATCTGCTTCTGCTATGGCTTATGCTCAGCAACAGCAACAAGCTGCTAATATGCGGCAgcaacaacagcagcagcagtTTGGATTTCATCCCCAGCATCAACAATTTCCCCCCTTTCTTCCCCCAGGTCCTGGTCCAGCACACCCCTCTTTGCAAAAGTTCCCTTATCATCATGCCATGCCTCAGCAGCAGCTGCAGCTTCAACAGTTACACCCACATGCCCCTCCCCCTCCTCATCTTATGCAACAGCAACACCAAGCACCACCACCTGCATTCCCATCTCCttttgctcctcttgttccttcACCTTATTATGATTCTGCTCCGCCTCCAGTTGCACCCCCTTCTGATCCCGAGCTCCACAAGCGAATTGACAAACTTGTTGAGTATGCTGTGAAAAATGGTCCTGACTTTGAAGCCATGATATGTGAAAAGCAACGTGATAATCCTTCTTATAGTTTCCTCTTTGGTGGGGAGGGCCATGGTTATTACCGTTATAAGCTCTGGTTATCGACACGTCCCCCTGGTGGTCCTTTTAACCCACCTTTTCCCTCATCTTCCATGTCCATGATCCATCCTCCTCCAAATCCACTGATGAATCCATCCCCTCCAAATGCTCCCCCAATGAATGCTGCAGGAATTGGTTCTTCGCCTTCAATGTTAGGTCCACCTTCTTTCCTGCATTTCTatgatcagcagcaccaccatcAACATCCTCAGCCTTTTGGGGTTCATGGCCGACCTGAGTATGATCAGTCATCCAAGCCTTTCAAAGAACTTTCTGGGCCACTTCCATCTGATGTTGCAGTGGAGCTCACTAATGTTCTTAACAATCTAAATGGTACAAAAGAATCTATTAAAGGTGCCAAACTTTGGTTCATGCAGAGATCTCCATTTGCACCAGCTCTAGCAGAGGCTCTTAGAGAGAGGGTCTTCGCATTGGACGATGTTGAGAGGCAGCTACATATAATATACCTTGCAAATGACATTCTTTTTGACAG CTTGAATCGGAGGACAAGCAGTCGTGATCTTGACAATGAAGCCCTTGCATTTAAGCCTGTTTTAGGCTCCATGCTTGCTAGAATTTATCACAATCCACAAAGCAATGAAGAATATAGGAAAAGGTTGCAGCAAATGGTGGAGTTCTGGGCTTCTAAAGAGGTTTTCGATCAAGAGACTATTTCTTTACTGAAGAGTGAGATGATTGGTGGGCCACATGCCAATTCTTTTCCTGGGGCTTCCAAGGATTTATCTGCTTCAGCAAATTCAGGTACTG GAATATTGCAGACCCCAATCCAGCTGTGGCATGCTGATAGGCTGGGCTCTGGTTCAAGTATTGCAGAACAAGATCGCCTTGATAAACATGCAGTTCCAGGGCAAACTTTACCATCATCTATGGCAGCTCAACAATTTGTTCCAAATTCTGCTCCTCCAAGTGCTTTTCCAGGGTCTATGGCTATACCTTCTTCGGTTCAATCAGCCAATCAACCTCCTGGTGGACATTTATTGCAGGCTCCATCATCCAGCACCAGTGATCAATTGCCACCATATCCGTTGTTCCCTCCTGGCCTCATTCCTGGAATGGTTAGAAAGATGCAGATTGGTAGCGGAGTTCCATATTCTCCTTTGAGCCCTTTGGACATCCCAACAATGATACCACCATCAACTGTGCCACCGTCAGAAATTCTTCAAAGGGTGTCGAAATTCTTTAAGGAAATTGGAGAAGCTAATCCTTCTGAGGGTCCTATGAATTCTGATTCAAGAGATGAAGATGATGAATACGAGAGAGAATATGAGAGAGAGCCTGCAGTAAGGAAGGGAGGCGCTTGCATTCCTCCACCACCAAATTTGCAGCAGGTGGATCCAGAGACTGGGACTTATGCCGATGGGAGCGTAGATCGGAAACCAGGATCAGTAAGCTCGGCTAGGTTGGGACTCGGGGCAACAGCAAACCCCAATGAAGTGAGTCAGTATGATGATGTATATACATCCTACAGGAAGCAGAGAAGTACCACTTACCATTCATCGATGAGTGCTAGAGCAGCTACAAGATGA
- the LOC112773115 gene encoding probable terpene synthase 2 — MCSTNTSVLDCFKPDAKFNMRDRNTANYHPSIWKDYFLQYASQSMEFDHETKAQIENLKKQVVKMLIDASKPIEEIVDLIDLICRLGIHYHFESEIDELLQQIHKNYTKNGEIINLDDNLRLLALLFRLLRQQGYHVSPNVFNKYKDENGNFSEKLVKDVEGLVELYEACHLRIHGEEILDEAYAFASTKLKSIATQLKPSLAAQVNYSLKQSLHRGLPRLEARRFISIYEEDPTHNHTLLTLAKLDFNFLQNLHRQEVGNITEWWKELNVAVKLPYARDRIVECCNWILAVYFEPQYSQARKMLIKLIALMSIIDDTYDAYGTIDELKLFTEAIERWDISSLDDLPEYMKLIYESLLKIFEEVERELEKQGRAYCIKYSIKELQKTIQAYMTEAKWLNNKYIPTMAEYIQISTISSAYPFLVTSSYIGMGDIAVEDIFKWVTSKPKIVTASTIICRFMDDIVSNEFEHEREHVTSIIECYMRDCGVSKEEAIQELQKGVTDAWKDINEECLKPTKVPMLFLTRVLNMARFIDVMYKDEDCYTHAEGKMKECIQALLVDLVPINNMRKKDMKPFIYA; from the exons atGTGTAGTACTAACACTTCAGTACTTGATTGCTTCAAACCTGATGCAAAATTCAACATGCGTGATCGAAACACTGCAAATTATCATCCAAGTATTTGGAAGGATTATTTCCTTCAATATGCTTCACAATCCATG GAATTTGACCATGAAACGAAGGCACAAATTGAAAATCTGAAGAAACAAGTTGTCAAAATGCTTATTGATGCCTCAAAGCCCATTGAAGAAATAGTTGACTTGATTGATTTAATATGTCGTTtgggcattcattatcactttgaAAGCGAGATTGATGAATTGCTGCAACAAATTCACAAGAATTATACCAAAAATGGAGAAATAATAAATCTTGATGATAACCTTCGCTTACTTGCTTTACTTTTTAGGTTATTAAGGCAACAAGGATATCACGTTTCACCAA ATGTGTTCAACAAATACAAGGATGAGAATGGAAATTTCAGTGAAAAACTTGTGAAGGATGTGGAGGGATTGGTAGAGTTGTATGAAGCATGTCATCTCAGAATTCATGGAGAAGAAATATTAGATGAAGCTTATGCATTCGCTTCCACTAAACTTAAATCCATTGCGACCCAATTGAAGCCTTCACTTGCAGCACAAGTCAATTATAGTTTAAAGCAATCTTTACACCGAGGTTTGCCGAGATTGGAGGCACGCCGTTTTATTTCAATATATGAAGAAGATCCAACCCATAATCACACTCTCCTCACTCTTgcaaaattagattttaatttcctACAAAACTTGCATCGACAAGAAGTTGGCAACATTACCGA GTGGTGGAAGGAGCTTAATGTTGCTGTAAAACTACCATATGCTCGAGATAGAATTGTAGAATGTTGTAATTGGATTTTGGCGGTTTATTTTGAGCCTCAATATTCTCAAGCTAGGAAAATGTTGATAAAATTGATTGCTCTTATGTCAATTATTGATGATACATATGATGCCTATGGAACTATAGATGAACTAAAACTTTTCACCGAAGCAATTGAAAG GTGGGATATTAGCTCCTTGGATGATCTTCCAGAATACATGAAATTAATTTATGAGTCTCTCctcaaaatttttgaagaagtagAACGAGAACTTGAAAAACAAGGAAGAGCATATTGCATTAAATATTCCATTAAAGAA CTTCAAAAGACAATTCAGGCCTATATGACTGAGGCCAAATGGTTGAATAACAAGTATATACCAACAATGGCAGAGTACATTCAGATATCAACAATATCATCTGCTTATCCATTCCTTGTGACAAGTTCTTACATTGGCATGGGAGATATCGCCGTAGAAGACATCTTCAAATGGGTAACAAGTAAACCCAAAATTGTTACAGCTTCCACAATTATTTGCAGGTTTATGGATGACATTGTCTCTAATGAG TTTGAACATGAAAGAGAACATGTTACCTCAATAATAGAATGCTATATGAGAGATTGTGGTGTATCTAAAGAAGAAGCCATTCAAGAATTGCAAAAGGGAGTTACAGATGCTTGGAAGGATATAAATGAGGAATGCCTCAAGCCAACCAAAGTTCCAATGTTATTTCTAACGCGTGTTCTGAACATGGCACGATTTATTGATGTGATGTACAAAGATGAAGATTGCTACACTCATGCTGAAGGAAAAATGAAGGAATGCATTCAAGCTTTGCTTGTTGATCTGGTGCCAATCAATAATATGAGAAAGAAGGATATGAAACCTTTTATATACGCCTAA